From Carettochelys insculpta isolate YL-2023 chromosome 22, ASM3395843v1, whole genome shotgun sequence, one genomic window encodes:
- the LOC142024633 gene encoding uncharacterized protein LOC142024633, with the protein MGAGGGKRRDTQDEPLAGSMQGPLPPGLLLAPDAARGAGDGCGWSYERPLIRLPLRRRRARPGAAACCGQFHPHSLEPLPGEGGGPAGLGREVTPPPPACVSDAPCGAPAPAPPSGPGRCASSGLPRGPRSGAWFASCVKNTKESEQQKSCGKSFSLNSHCTIRTREKPNICPDSGRSFQLRSGLIYHQRTHTGEKPFHCSECGKRFSCSSSLKSHCSTHTGERPYNCSECGKRFRDRSNRLIHRRLHTGEKPFHCSDCGKSFSCSSNLKSHCRVHTGEKPYNCSDCGKRFTHRSNLVTHRRIHTGEKPFNCSECGKSFCRRPKLVAHQRIHTGEKPFNCSHCGKSFRQSSSLIAHQRIHTGEKPFHCSECGKSFRRHSTLLTHQKTHTGDKPFRCSDCGKSFLWHSSLKSHCRIHTGEKPYNCPDCEKKYRCRSQLVAHQRIHTGEKPFQCSDCGKSFSCSSGLKSHCRMHTGERPYSCSDCGKRFRQRSCLFTHRRIHTREKPFHCSDCGKSFCQRLSLTYHQITHTGETPFHCSDCGKRFIQRSSLDLQRRSHTGERPFDCSYCQKSFSWSSLLVVHQRTHTGEKPFTCSTCGKSCSQGSRLIRHQRTHTGEKPFS; encoded by the exons atgggagcggggggcgggaagAGGCGGGACACACAGGACGAGCCCTTGGCAGGTTCGatgcagggacccctcccccctgggctgctgctcgCCCCTGACGCAGCCCGCGGTGCGGGGGATGGATGTGGCTGGAGCTACGAGCGGCCACTGATCCGTCTCCCGCTGCGCaggcgcagagccaggccgggggcAGCCGCCTGCTGCGGACAGTTTCACCCGCACAGCCT ggAGCCGCTGCCAGGTGAAGGGGGGGGCCCGGCCGGGCTGGGAAGGGAAGTGACTCCGCCCCCACCCGCTTGTGTCTCGGACGCTCCGTGCggggcccccgccccagcccctcccagtggTCCCGGCCGCTGCGCCTCGTCCGGCCTCCCGCGCGGCCCCCGCAGCGGCGCCTGGTTCGCCTCGTGCGTGAAAAACACTAAAgagagcgaacaacagaaaagctgtgggaaaagcttcagtcttaacagtcATTGTACCATCCGTACACGAGAGAAGCCCAATATCTGCCCTGACTCTgggagaagcttccagctgcgctcaggtcttatttatcaccagagaacccacactggagagaaacccttccactgctctgagtgtgggaaacgcttctcatgctcctcaagtcttaaaagtcattgcagcacccacacaggagagagaccttataactgctctgagtgtgggaaaaggttcagagacagGTCAAACCGTCTTATACATAGGAgactccacactggagagaaacccttccactgctctgactgtgggaaaagcttctcgtGCTCCTCAaatcttaaaagtcattgcagagtgcacacaggagagaaaccttataactgctctgactgtgggaaaaggttcacacataggtcaaaccttgttacacataggagaatccacacaggagagaaacccttcaactgctctgagtgtgggaaaagcttctgtcGGAGGCCAAAActtgttgctcatcagagaatccacacaggagagaaaccctttaacTGCTCTCATTGTGGGAAAAGTTTTCGTCAGAGCTCAAGTCTTATtgctcatcagagaatccacacaggagagaaacccttccactgctctgagtgtgggaaaagctttcggcgaCACTCAACCCTTCTCACTCATCAG AAAACCCACACCGGGGACAaacccttccgctgctctgactgtggcaaaagcttcTTGTGGCACTCAagccttaaaagtcattgcagaatccacacaggagagaaaccttataactgccctgactgtgAGAAAAAGTACAGATGCAGATCACAGcttgttgctcatcagagaatccacacaggagagaaacccttccaatgctctgactgtgggaaaagcttctcatgctcctcaggtcttaaaagtcactgcagaatgcacacaggagagagaccttatagctgctctgactgtgggaaaaggttcagacagaggtcaTGCCTTTTTACTCATCGGAGAATCCACAcaagagagaaacccttccactgctctgactgtgggaaaagcttttgtcagcgcTTAAGTCTTACTTATCATCAGATAACCCATACTGGAGAGacacccttccactgctctgactgtgggaaaaggttcataCAGAGGTCAAGCCTTGATTTACAAaggagaagccacacaggagagagaccctttgACTGCTCTTACTGCCAGAAAAGCTTCAGTTGGAGTTCCCTCCTTGTTgtacatcagagaacccacacaggagagaaacccttcacctgctccaccTGTGGGAAAAGCTGTTCTCAGGGCTCCAGGCTTAttcgtcatcagagaacccacactggagagaaacctttcagctga